The Dehalococcoidia bacterium genome includes the window GCGCCAGGTGGTGGAGAGCCTCTTCCAGATGGGGTGGAGCGACGGCCTGCCCGTCATCCCTCCCGTTGAGGAGGCCGTCCGGGAGATGGTGGACTACACGGGCCGCGCGTCGGACGAGGTCATCGGCGCGGTGGCGCCGGCCTACGGCGAGGCCACCGTCGAGCGCATCGCGGCGAACGCGGTCATGGCGGGCTGCAAGCCTGAGTACATGCCGGTGGTGATCGCCGCCGTGGAGGCCATGTGCGATCCCCGCTTCAACCTGGACGGACTCCAGACGACGACCAACCCATGCACGGTCGCCCTCATCGTCAACGGCCCCGTCCGCAAGCAGATAGACGTCAACTGCGGGCGCAACTGTCTGGGCCAGGGCTGGCGGGCCAACGCCACCATAGGCAGGGCGGTCAGACTTGTGCTGATGAACGTGGGCGGAGGGACGCCCGGCCCGGTGGACAAGGCCATCCACGGCTTCCCCGGCAAGTACAGCTTCTGCTTCGGCGAGGACGAGGAGAACAGCCCGTGGGAGCCGCTCCACGTGGAGCGCGGCTTCAAACGGGAGGAGAGCACGGTCACGGTGGCGGGCGTGCACAGTACGGTCAATATCGGACTGAGCAGCTACAACGTCATTGACCCCATGCTGCGGATCATGGCCAACACCATGAGCTACCTCGGCAGCAACAACGTCATGGTCGGACGCGGCGAGCCCGTCCTCATCATCACGTCCGGCCACGCCGCGCTCGCGGCGCAGAGCGGCATGTCCAAGCTCGACCTCAAGCGCTTCCTGTTCGAGCAGGCGGGCTACCCTGAGTCGGGCCTGCCAAGGCCCATGGTCCGCACCGAGCGCCTGAGCATCGTCAACGGCATCGTGAAACCCTGCGTCAAGGCGGAGGATATCATGATCGTGGTGGCCGGCGGGCCGGAGACGTACCACGCCGTGTTCGCCCCCACCTTCGGCGACACCTGGCAGGCGACCAGGGCCGTCCGGCTTTCCGCGACACATTCAGGCGTTACCGAGTCCAACACCTATAAGGAGTAAACAGTGGCAAGACCAGTGGCCTCCCGCGCAAGTATCAGCGCCCGCGCACGGCGCATCCATGAAACGTCCATCATCATTGACGGGATGAACAACAGCCGGATGACCGGCCCCTACTTCGACCAGATACGCAGGGCGGGCATCACGTGCACCATGTGGCCCGTGTCCATCACTACGCCGTTCCGGCAGGCCATTCGCCAGATCTGCGATTTCTGGAACCTTGTGGACAAGAACAAGGACAAGGTGCTCATCGTCCAGGATACAAGCGACATCCTGCGCGCCAAGAAGGAAGGCAAGCTGGGCCTTGTCATGGTGCTGGAGGACACGCGTCAGCTTGAGGACGATGTAGAGCTCATCCGCATCTTCCACAGGCTGGGCATCCGGCGTATGCAGCTCAACTACACCACGCAGAACAGCGTCGGGTGCGGCAAGGGCGACAGGGACGGGCACGACGCCGGGTTGAGCGGGCTGGGCGTCCGCGTCATCCAGAAGATGGAGGAGGTGGGGATGCTCATTGACCTCTGCCATTGCAGCCCCAGGACGCTGTTGGAGGCCTATGAGGTCACAAAGAAACCCGCCGTGGTCAGCCACATCAACGTCAGAGGCGGGTATGCGCACCCAAGCAACCTGACCGACGCCGAGTTGAAGATGGTCAAGAAGAACGGCGGCGTCGTGGGTATCTCCGGCGTGCCCTTCTACGTGAAGGACCGCATGCCGACCATTGACGACATGATTGACCACATTGACCACGCGAAGCGCGTGGCTGGCGTGGACGCGGTCGGCGTGGGCACGGCCATCTTCGAGGGCCATCCTCCCGAGTTCTACTTCCAGTTCAATCTGCCGGAGGACCGCTACGGCAAGCCGCCCTGGACATGGCCCAAGGGAATCGAGACCATCGAGAAGTTCCCGGCTATCACGGAGAAGCTGCTCCAGCGCGGCTACACCGACGCCGAGGTCAAGAAGGTCATGGGGGGGAACTTCCTGCGCGTCTTCAGGCAGGTCTGGGGATAACGCCCCTTACGGCACAGCAAAAAGGGCCAGGTCCGTGGACCTGGCCCTTTTCATATTACAGGAAGACGCCTGGAGGATGACAATAAAAAAAGGCTTCTTGGCGACGGCATATTTTCCACAGAGAGTTGCCCCTCCAGTATCGTCTGCGCTGAGGCGTTTCACTACCGTGTTCGGGATGGGAACGGGTGGGACCGCCTCGCTCTAGTCACCAAGAAGCCAAAAGACACTATACCACAAAACGCGGGGCCTGTGAAGAGGAGTACTCTCTGCCCTGCTCGCAGGTTGCCCCACAACGTGGCGAAGACATTGCCTGAGCAAAAGCGCACGGCGAAAGCAAGCAGCCGCGCATTCCCACGAAGCCCGGCGCCCGCGAGCTGCCTCATGTCCGGCCCGCACGCTTCCCCATCAAGTCCTTGCCTTCACTAAGGGCATCTATATCTACCTGGAGCGGGACGAGCGTGCGGGCGATCATGCCCCAGTAGCCTATAGACAGCGTAAGCTCAACGATGCGCCGGTCGTCCAAGTACGTCCGCAATGCGCCAAACGTTTCGTCGCTGACCTGGACGTTGCGGGCCACCTCGTCGGTGTACCGCAGGACGGCCCGTTCCTCGTCGGTAAACGCCGACGCGCTCCTCCAGCGCCCCATGGCCTTGATTTGCGCCTCGGTCACGCCCGCTTCCCTGGCAATCGGAACGTGCTGTGTCCATTCGTAGGCGCTGCGCGACAGCTTCGCGACGCGCAGGATGGCCAGTTCCCGCAGCTTGGGCGGCAGGTCCGCCCGTGTGAGCAGCGCGCCTCCCAGACGCACGAAGTGAGAGACGACGAAGGGGCTGTGCGCCGCCACCCGATACAAATTCAATATCCGGGCGCCGTTCGCTTCAATTTTGGTGAAGAGTTCCTTCACCTCGGGGTGCGCCTGGGCTGTTTGGACATACGGAACGCGGGCCATGCCTCTACTCCTTATCGTTTTCTCAGCCACGTCGCCGTGGGCCGTTGGTACGAACATTATCCAAGGCTGTCACGCCGATTTGCACCGCTGGCGGGTCACGACTCGATGCGCCGCGTCACTGACATGGTGTCGCCGAAGGTAGGAAGAAAGGTCGAGTGGTCGCCTGGCCCGCCCCCTACGACAATCATGTAGTCTTCCCATCTCGGAATCATGGGCACCATCCCACCGATGACGCGTTCGCTAAACCCCGCACGTTCCTTCCGCCGTTCGGAGAACCATTCCACCGGGGCGCGCACCTTTTCCCACAGGTACTTCTTGAGGTCGTTCTTCGTGGGGAAGAGTCGCCTCAGCAGAAACGCA containing:
- a CDS encoding membrane dipeptidase, with protein sequence MARPVASRASISARARRIHETSIIIDGMNNSRMTGPYFDQIRRAGITCTMWPVSITTPFRQAIRQICDFWNLVDKNKDKVLIVQDTSDILRAKKEGKLGLVMVLEDTRQLEDDVELIRIFHRLGIRRMQLNYTTQNSVGCGKGDRDGHDAGLSGLGVRVIQKMEEVGMLIDLCHCSPRTLLEAYEVTKKPAVVSHINVRGGYAHPSNLTDAELKMVKKNGGVVGISGVPFYVKDRMPTIDDMIDHIDHAKRVAGVDAVGVGTAIFEGHPPEFYFQFNLPEDRYGKPPWTWPKGIETIEKFPAITEKLLQRGYTDAEVKKVMGGNFLRVFRQVWG
- a CDS encoding carboxymuconolactone decarboxylase family protein, translating into MARVPYVQTAQAHPEVKELFTKIEANGARILNLYRVAAHSPFVVSHFVRLGGALLTRADLPPKLRELAILRVAKLSRSAYEWTQHVPIAREAGVTEAQIKAMGRWRSASAFTDEERAVLRYTDEVARNVQVSDETFGALRTYLDDRRIVELTLSIGYWGMIARTLVPLQVDIDALSEGKDLMGKRAGRT